A part of Pararoseomonas sp. SCSIO 73927 genomic DNA contains:
- a CDS encoding tripartite tricarboxylate transporter substrate binding protein → MSGCHVGRRAAIAGGGLLAAPALLRAQGAWPQRPIRLVVPFTPGGSSDILARAVANELPEALGQPVIVENRGGAGGTIGTEAVARAAPDGHTLLMGHVGTLAVNPGLYRGLSFDTATAFDPVVLAAVVPNVLVVHPSLNVGNARNFIALARARPRGISYGSGGNGSAAHIAMVAFSRAAGIELEHIPYRGTAPMMTDLLAGTIGATLTGGPPALPPVRAGQLRALGVSSLTRLPSEPGLPTLAEAVLPGFEAVQWYGLVAPAGTPRAAIERLNRACARILTGDRLRPRLASEGAEARPGTPEEFGAYIAAERARWGEVVRVSGMRPD, encoded by the coding sequence ATGAGCGGGTGTCACGTCGGACGCCGGGCGGCGATTGCGGGCGGCGGCCTGCTGGCGGCCCCGGCCCTGCTGCGCGCGCAAGGCGCTTGGCCGCAGCGCCCGATCCGGCTGGTGGTGCCCTTCACCCCCGGCGGCAGTTCCGACATCCTGGCGCGTGCCGTCGCCAACGAGCTGCCCGAAGCGCTGGGCCAGCCCGTGATCGTGGAGAACCGTGGCGGCGCCGGCGGAACCATCGGCACGGAGGCCGTGGCACGCGCGGCGCCCGATGGCCACACGCTGCTGATGGGGCATGTCGGTACGCTGGCGGTGAACCCCGGCCTGTACCGCGGCCTGTCCTTCGACACCGCCACGGCCTTCGACCCGGTGGTCCTGGCCGCCGTGGTGCCCAACGTGCTGGTGGTGCACCCGTCGCTGAACGTGGGGAACGCCCGGAACTTCATCGCGCTGGCCCGCGCGCGGCCGCGCGGCATCTCCTACGGCTCGGGCGGCAACGGGTCCGCCGCGCACATCGCCATGGTCGCCTTTTCCCGCGCGGCGGGGATCGAGCTGGAACACATCCCTTATCGCGGCACGGCGCCGATGATGACCGATCTCCTCGCCGGAACGATCGGTGCAACGCTGACGGGCGGCCCACCCGCCCTGCCGCCGGTGCGCGCCGGGCAGCTTCGCGCGCTCGGCGTCTCCTCCCTCACCCGCCTGCCCTCGGAGCCGGGGCTGCCGACCCTGGCAGAGGCCGTGCTCCCGGGCTTCGAGGCGGTGCAATGGTACGGGCTCGTGGCCCCCGCCGGCACCCCGCGCGCGGCGATCGAGCGGCTGAACCGGGCTTGCGCCCGCATTCTGACGGGAGATCGCCTGCGCCCGCGCCTCGCCTCCGAGGGGGCTGAGGCCCGACCCGGCACGCCGGAGGAGTTCGGCGCCTACATCGCCGCGGAGCGCGCGCGGTGGGGCGAGGTGGTCCGCGTCTCCGGCATGCGGCCGGACTGA
- a CDS encoding tripartite tricarboxylate transporter substrate binding protein: MTVTRRILGTAALAGLAAPALAQEGAYPSRPVTMIVPWPAGGPTDTFARVLAARLSQDLGRSVVVDNRGGANGTIGMATAARARPDGYTVVLAPNSTYAVAPHLYQTNYSQERDFAGAGLLASSPLFMLVPRNSPARSVADYVAMVKAPGARKVYANAGVGATSHLVTELFLQMAGLEVAEIGYRGGGPAIQAVLAGEADMLFMPGAAVMSFIASGDLRALANTMRVRSPLAPEVPTFEELGYGGFEVVEHVALLAPAGTPEPLLRRLNAACAAALAAPELKPRLDSLTVTPGVRPVEEWPGYFAAENAKWRDFVRARNIRVQ, from the coding sequence ATGACAGTCACCCGCCGGATACTCGGCACCGCCGCCCTCGCGGGTCTCGCCGCACCAGCCCTGGCGCAGGAGGGAGCGTATCCCAGTCGTCCGGTCACGATGATCGTGCCCTGGCCGGCGGGCGGCCCGACCGACACCTTCGCGCGCGTGCTGGCCGCGCGGCTGTCGCAGGATCTCGGCCGCTCCGTCGTGGTGGACAACCGGGGCGGCGCCAACGGTACCATCGGCATGGCTACCGCCGCCCGCGCGCGGCCGGACGGCTACACGGTGGTGCTGGCCCCCAACAGCACCTACGCCGTGGCGCCGCACCTGTACCAGACGAACTACAGCCAGGAGCGGGACTTCGCCGGCGCGGGGCTCCTGGCCTCCTCGCCTCTCTTCATGCTGGTGCCGCGGAACTCCCCCGCGCGCAGCGTTGCGGACTACGTGGCGATGGTCAAAGCACCGGGCGCGCGCAAGGTCTACGCCAACGCCGGTGTCGGCGCGACCTCCCATCTCGTCACGGAACTGTTCCTGCAGATGGCGGGGCTCGAGGTTGCCGAGATCGGCTATCGCGGCGGCGGCCCGGCCATTCAGGCCGTGCTGGCGGGCGAGGCGGACATGCTCTTCATGCCGGGCGCCGCGGTGATGTCCTTTATCGCCTCTGGCGACCTGCGCGCGCTGGCCAACACCATGCGCGTGCGGTCCCCCCTCGCGCCCGAGGTGCCCACCTTCGAGGAGCTGGGCTATGGCGGCTTCGAAGTGGTGGAGCACGTCGCCCTCCTCGCCCCTGCCGGCACGCCGGAGCCGTTGCTCCGCCGGTTGAACGCTGCCTGCGCCGCGGCCTTGGCCGCCCCGGAGCTGAAGCCGCGCCTGGACAGCCTGACCGTCACGCCGGGCGTGCGCCCGGTGGAGGAGTGGCCGGGCTACTTCGCGGCGGAGAACGCGAAGTGGCGTGACTTCGTGCGCGCCCGGAACATCCGCGTCCAATGA
- a CDS encoding ABC transporter substrate-binding protein, which translates to MAEPVTLRAAIGRYPHSAAVLDGTAASPILRIEDAGISPVNRAFAPMVREGRFDLSEMAIATFLMAKEAGRPLVLLPVVMAARFQEGALLCPAESPLRGPTDIAGRRVGVRAYSQTTGMWLRGALADAGVPPGAVRWVTFEDAHEPGYRDPPWAERAPAGSDMLAMLRGGALDAAVFGNDLPQGEPLRTVFPDPGAAAKTFRTAHGFVPVNHLLVLRRDVAAAHPEIAPEIVRLLGGRTPPGGRAGLAPALLLAARLCADQGLTRRALNLDEIWDGTPLTVP; encoded by the coding sequence ATGGCTGAGCCCGTCACCCTGCGGGCCGCCATCGGCCGGTACCCACACAGCGCGGCGGTGCTGGACGGCACCGCGGCCTCGCCAATCCTGCGGATCGAGGATGCCGGGATCAGTCCCGTGAACCGCGCCTTCGCGCCCATGGTGCGCGAGGGTCGCTTCGACCTTTCGGAGATGGCGATCGCCACCTTCTTGATGGCGAAGGAGGCCGGGCGGCCGCTGGTGCTGCTGCCCGTGGTGATGGCCGCGCGCTTCCAGGAGGGCGCGCTGCTCTGCCCTGCGGAGAGCCCGCTGCGGGGACCTACCGACATCGCGGGCCGCCGCGTCGGCGTGCGCGCCTACAGCCAGACGACGGGGATGTGGCTGCGCGGCGCGCTGGCGGATGCGGGCGTGCCGCCGGGCGCCGTGCGGTGGGTGACCTTCGAGGACGCGCACGAGCCCGGCTACCGCGACCCGCCCTGGGCGGAGCGCGCCCCGGCGGGATCGGACATGCTGGCCATGCTGCGCGGCGGCGCGCTGGACGCCGCGGTCTTCGGAAACGACCTGCCGCAGGGCGAACCGCTCCGCACCGTCTTCCCCGACCCGGGAGCGGCGGCGAAGACGTTCCGCACCGCCCATGGCTTCGTGCCGGTGAATCACCTGCTCGTGCTTCGGCGCGACGTGGCGGCGGCGCATCCGGAGATCGCGCCGGAGATCGTGCGGCTCCTCGGAGGCAGGACCCCGCCGGGCGGTCGCGCGGGCCTCGCCCCGGCCCTCCTCCTCGCCGCGCGGCTCTGCGCCGATCAGGGGCTGACCAGGCGGGCCCTCAACCTCGACGAGATCTGGGACGGGACGCCGCTGACGGTTCCCTAG
- a CDS encoding 4-carboxy-4-hydroxy-2-oxoadipate aldolase/oxaloacetate decarboxylase — protein sequence MSVSAGAGPVHLVRRNPPRVAPELAARFAPYGTATIHEAQGRRGCLASHMRPAWPRGRATGSAVTVSLPPADNWMIHVAVEVCRPGDILVVAPTSPSDAGYFGELLACSLQARGVVGLVIEAGCRDLAALEAMGFPVWSRAVSPQGTVKETLGSVNMPLVIAGQLVNPGDLVAADDDGVVVVRREEAEAVLAASGARERKEEATRTRLKAGELGLDIYGMREALAKKGLQYEDG from the coding sequence GTGAGCGTCTCCGCCGGGGCCGGGCCGGTCCACCTCGTCCGCCGCAACCCGCCCCGCGTCGCGCCGGAACTGGCCGCGCGCTTCGCCCCCTACGGCACCGCCACCATCCACGAGGCGCAGGGCCGGCGCGGATGCCTCGCCTCCCACATGCGCCCTGCCTGGCCGCGCGGCCGGGCGACCGGCAGCGCCGTCACCGTCTCCCTCCCGCCCGCCGACAACTGGATGATCCACGTGGCGGTGGAGGTGTGCCGGCCCGGTGACATCCTCGTTGTCGCGCCCACCTCGCCCTCCGATGCCGGCTACTTCGGGGAGCTTCTGGCCTGCTCCCTCCAGGCTCGCGGCGTGGTGGGGCTGGTGATCGAGGCGGGGTGCCGCGACTTGGCGGCGCTGGAGGCCATGGGCTTCCCCGTTTGGTCCCGTGCCGTCTCCCCTCAGGGCACGGTGAAGGAGACGCTGGGCTCGGTGAACATGCCGCTCGTCATCGCCGGGCAGCTCGTGAATCCGGGCGACCTCGTGGCGGCGGACGACGACGGCGTGGTGGTGGTGCGCCGGGAGGAGGCCGAGGCCGTTCTCGCCGCTTCCGGCGCGCGCGAGCGCAAGGAGGAGGCGACCCGTACGCGGCTGAAGGCCGGGGAACTCGGCCTCGACATCTATGGAATGCGGGAGGCCCTGGCGAAGAAGGGGCTGCAGTACGAGGATGGCTGA
- a CDS encoding amidohydrolase family protein, translated as MIIDCHGHYTTAPTAHDAWRDSQKAAFKAGGDTDPAYPGISDDEIRESVEKNQLRLLRERGADLTIFSPRASTMAHHVGDEAVSQAWTRHCNDLIRRVVDLYPQSFVGVCQLPQSPGVSITHSIAELERCVTEMGFIGCNLNPDPSGGHWSGPPLTDRAWYPFFEKMVELDVPAMIHVSGSCNHNFHATGAHYINADTTAFMQFLEGDLFRDFPTLRFIIPHGGGAVPYHWGRYRGLADMLKRPPLSEHIMRNVFFDTCVYHQPGIDLLFRVIDVDNILFGSEMVGAVRGIDPETGHHFDDTKRYIDALTIPEADKRKVFEGNARRVYPRLDAILRGQGR; from the coding sequence ATGATCATCGACTGCCACGGCCATTACACCACGGCTCCTACCGCGCACGACGCTTGGCGAGACAGCCAGAAGGCGGCCTTCAAGGCCGGCGGGGATACCGACCCCGCCTATCCCGGCATCTCGGACGACGAGATCCGGGAGTCGGTGGAGAAGAACCAGCTGCGCCTGCTGCGCGAGCGCGGCGCGGACCTGACGATCTTCTCCCCCCGTGCCTCCACCATGGCGCACCACGTCGGCGACGAGGCGGTGAGCCAGGCCTGGACCCGACACTGCAACGACCTGATCCGCCGCGTGGTGGACCTCTACCCGCAGTCCTTCGTGGGCGTCTGCCAGCTACCGCAGTCGCCGGGCGTCTCCATCACCCACTCCATCGCGGAGCTGGAGCGCTGCGTGACGGAGATGGGCTTTATCGGCTGCAACCTGAACCCCGATCCCTCCGGCGGGCACTGGTCCGGTCCGCCGCTGACCGACCGCGCCTGGTATCCCTTCTTCGAGAAGATGGTGGAGCTGGACGTGCCGGCGATGATCCACGTCTCGGGGTCCTGCAACCATAATTTCCATGCGACCGGCGCTCACTACATCAACGCCGATACGACCGCCTTCATGCAATTCCTGGAAGGCGACCTGTTCCGCGACTTCCCGACGCTGCGCTTCATCATCCCGCACGGCGGCGGCGCGGTCCCCTACCACTGGGGCCGCTACCGGGGGTTGGCGGACATGCTGAAGCGCCCGCCTCTGTCCGAGCACATCATGCGCAACGTCTTCTTCGACACCTGCGTGTACCACCAGCCCGGCATCGACCTGCTCTTCCGGGTGATTGACGTGGATAACATCCTGTTCGGGTCCGAGATGGTCGGCGCCGTGCGCGGGATCGACCCGGAGACGGGCCACCACTTCGACGATACCAAGCGCTACATCGACGCGCTGACGATCCCCGAGGCCGACAAGCGCAAGGTGTTCGAGGGCAATGCCCGCCGCGTCTACCCCCGGCTGGACGCCATCCTGCGGGGGCAGGGACGGTGA
- a CDS encoding catechol 2,3-dioxygenase, producing MDAPEPVMDIAHLGHVELLTPRPEESLRFFTEVMGMTESGRKGNSVFLRGWDDYERYSLQLTASHTSGLGHAAFRTRSAAALERRLAALRADGVEVWPQEDNLGHGTGWRFRDPDGHVFELYWRTEWYEAPPDRRPSLKNQAERFPARGVNVRRIDHFNCLAVDVRANREFFQRNLGLRCTERIELDSGEEAGMWLTSNNKSYDFAFTKEAHGVPGRFHHVTFALDSREAVLQAADAFLEAGVHIETGPHKHAVQQTFFLYVYEPGGNRVEVAHAGARLILAPDWRTITWTEAERKRGQAWGLQTIASFHTHGTPPLPEKEPDDLSATGIAS from the coding sequence ATGGATGCGCCCGAGCCCGTGATGGACATTGCCCATCTGGGCCACGTCGAACTGCTGACGCCGAGGCCCGAGGAGAGCCTGCGCTTCTTCACCGAGGTAATGGGCATGACGGAGAGCGGCCGAAAGGGCAACAGCGTCTTCCTCCGCGGCTGGGACGACTACGAGCGCTACTCCCTCCAGCTCACCGCCTCTCACACTTCCGGCCTGGGCCATGCCGCGTTCCGCACCCGCAGCGCCGCGGCGCTGGAGCGGCGCCTGGCCGCGTTGCGGGCCGACGGGGTGGAGGTGTGGCCGCAGGAGGACAATCTCGGCCACGGCACGGGCTGGCGCTTCCGCGACCCGGACGGGCACGTCTTCGAGCTCTACTGGCGCACGGAGTGGTACGAGGCGCCGCCGGATCGCCGCCCCTCCCTCAAGAACCAGGCGGAGCGCTTCCCGGCGCGCGGCGTGAACGTGCGGCGGATCGACCACTTCAACTGTCTCGCCGTGGACGTGCGCGCCAACCGCGAGTTCTTCCAGCGCAACCTCGGCCTGCGCTGCACGGAGCGGATCGAGCTGGACAGCGGGGAGGAGGCGGGCATGTGGCTCACCTCCAACAACAAGTCCTACGACTTCGCCTTCACGAAGGAGGCGCACGGCGTGCCGGGCCGCTTCCACCACGTCACCTTCGCGCTGGATAGCCGCGAGGCCGTACTGCAGGCCGCCGACGCCTTCCTGGAGGCGGGCGTCCACATCGAGACGGGGCCGCACAAGCACGCCGTGCAGCAGACCTTCTTCCTCTATGTCTACGAGCCGGGCGGCAACCGGGTGGAGGTGGCCCATGCCGGCGCGCGCCTCATCCTCGCGCCCGACTGGCGGACGATCACCTGGACCGAGGCGGAGCGGAAGCGCGGACAGGCCTGGGGGCTGCAGACCATCGCCAGCTTCCACACCCACGGCACCCCGCCCCTGCCGGAGAAGGAACCCGACGATCTCTCCGCCACGGGGATCGCCTCGTGA
- a CDS encoding LysR substrate-binding domain-containing protein yields the protein MPSRFLDRRLKLPLLRVAEALQAHGSLLRASTALGVGQPALSRSLRELEDIVGTPLFERHARGVRPTRAGLAITRLAKRVRAEVHRAEEELDAIDGGDTLAVGVLPVSAVGILPGVLLRLRAAQPGIRLRLEQGRSEELLPLLAEREIDFIVGRLYPPSTPDGFRREALWDEPISLLVRAEHPLLQLQAAPGLADLAPYGLVLPTMSQRIGQEIEAFLSLLGPVAGAPLRSSSYGLLREMLLATDSIAVMPRLMMLGDLLRGSLRVLPLAAASPPRPAGLVLPRGGSLSPAVDAFITALHETLREIAARGLADMPDADISRRKTNRTRRHSGS from the coding sequence ATGCCTTCTCGCTTCCTCGATCGTCGGCTGAAGCTTCCACTGCTGCGAGTGGCGGAGGCGCTGCAGGCCCACGGCAGCCTGTTACGCGCCTCTACGGCCCTGGGGGTTGGTCAGCCTGCCCTCTCCCGGAGCCTCCGCGAATTGGAGGACATCGTCGGCACCCCGCTTTTCGAGCGGCACGCACGCGGCGTCCGCCCCACTCGCGCCGGCCTGGCGATAACTCGGCTGGCAAAGCGTGTGCGGGCTGAGGTTCATCGGGCCGAGGAGGAGCTGGATGCGATCGATGGCGGGGATACGCTGGCGGTGGGCGTGCTGCCTGTCTCCGCGGTCGGTATCCTGCCCGGCGTGCTCCTACGGTTGCGCGCTGCTCAGCCCGGCATCCGATTGCGCCTGGAGCAGGGACGGTCGGAGGAACTGCTGCCCCTGCTGGCAGAGCGCGAGATCGATTTCATCGTTGGCCGACTCTACCCACCGTCCACGCCGGACGGCTTCCGCCGAGAGGCGCTGTGGGACGAGCCCATTTCACTCCTCGTGCGTGCGGAGCATCCCCTGCTGCAACTGCAGGCGGCGCCGGGTTTGGCCGACCTCGCGCCCTACGGCCTCGTTCTACCGACCATGAGCCAGAGAATCGGCCAGGAGATTGAAGCCTTCCTCTCTTTGCTCGGTCCCGTCGCCGGGGCGCCGCTGCGGTCCTCGTCTTACGGCCTGTTGCGGGAGATGCTGCTGGCGACGGACAGCATCGCCGTGATGCCGCGGTTGATGATGCTGGGGGATCTCCTGCGGGGCTCGCTGCGCGTGCTACCCCTGGCCGCCGCCTCCCCGCCCCGCCCCGCAGGGCTGGTCCTGCCGCGCGGGGGGAGCCTTTCGCCTGCTGTGGACGCCTTCATCACCGCCCTGCACGAGACCCTGAGGGAGATCGCGGCACGAGGCCTCGCTGATATGCCGGATGCTGATATCTCGCGCCGGAAAACCAATAGGACGCGTCGCCACTCCGGCTCCTAA